One part of the Lotus japonicus ecotype B-129 chromosome 2, LjGifu_v1.2 genome encodes these proteins:
- the LOC130736439 gene encoding uncharacterized protein LOC130736439, which produces MSEDSIPDPQVDVDQEIDVPDDEATQAVNDVLETLADAATAQDVAPNVESQEDRGSESKSEEKYHESDAEKGDDSDVASHDSSREKTPSVEITPVKSPEPLSKKDKKKRKKKGSGVLNLKTPKASQVPVLEKKKKKEKKEEKVAASTGRKRKHVSETDSDPDVKQDVPDISTTATKRVKGKRIPLNVPDAPMDSVFPLCRAGLMKTVARIGKCYIQLVREFIVNIPSNCDNEDSAEYRMCLSPDAVTEEEPDLDRVANTLTGKLVKKWPKNGLLPSGKLTAKYDVLYKIGTANWMATQHLSGTLKHAGSFAVKLPIMFPCLLSGLILQQHPTILWADEPLGKKPQPLKFDFRPFAGPHVRDIMFSARGTANASGTKALGSSKEDIVAELQEVSKTLQETIQACKVRKLNVDILMTKKRLKRKLRMQRMKML; this is translated from the exons ATGTCTGAAGATTCCATACCTGACCCCCAAGTTGATGTTGATCAAGAAATCGATGTTCCTGATGATGAAGCAACTCAAGCCGTCAATGATGTGTTGGAAACTCTTGCTGATGCTGCCACTGCACAGGATGTTGCACCAAATGTTGAATCACAGGAAGATCGTGGTTCTGAATCCAAATCTGAAGAGAAATATCACGAGTCTGATGCTGAGAAGGGCGATGATTCTGATGTTGCAAGCCATGACTCTTCAAGAGAGAAGACTCCCTCTGTTGAGATAACCCCTGTGAAATCTCCTGAACCCTTATCCAAAAAGG ataaaaagaaaaggaaaaaaaaaggctCTGGTGTTCTGAACCTCAAGACTCCAAAAGCATCTCAGGTCCCAGTtcttgagaagaagaaaaagaaagaaaagaaagaggagAAGGTTGCTGCCTCTACTGGAAGGAAGAGGAAACATGTATCTGAAACTGACTCTGACCCTGATGTCAAGCAAGATGTCCCAGACATCTCCACCACTGCCACGAAGAGAGTCAAGGGAAAGAGAATTCCTTTGAATGTTCCAGATGCACCCATGGACAGTGTCTTTCCACTCTGCAGA GCAGGCCTGATGAAGACTGTGGCTAGAATTGGTAAGTGTTATATTCAACTGGTAAGGGAATTCATTGTGAACATTCCATCTAATTGTGATAATGAGGACAGTGCTGAGTATAGAATGTGTTT AAGCCCTGATGCTGTGACTGAGGAGGAGCCTGATTTGGATAGGGTTGCTAACACCCTTACTGGAAAGTTGGTCAAGAAGTGGCCAAAGAATGGGTTGTTACCCTCTGGAAAGCTTACTGCTAAGTATGATGTGCTCTACAAAATAGGCACTGCAAACTGGATGGCTACTCAACATCTCTCTGGA ACCCTCAAGCACGCTGGCTCTtttgctgtgaagctgcctattATGTTTCCCTGTCTTCTTTCTGGACTTATCTTGCAACAACATCCCACCATTCTGTGGGCTGATGAGCCTTTAGGTAAGAAGCCTCAACCTCTGAAATTTGATTTTCGACCGTTTGCTGGTCCACATGTTCGAGACATCATGTTTTCTGCTAGAGGAACTGCCAATGCCAGTGGTACTAAGGCACTTGGTTCAAGCAAGGAGGATATTGTGGCTGAATTGCAGGAAGTTTCCAAGACTCTGCAAGAGACTATCCAGGCCTGCAAGGTGAGGAAACTTAATGTGGATATTTTGATGACGAAGAAGAGGTTGAAGAGGAAGTTGAGAATGCAGAGGATGAAAATGCTGTAG